In Pseudofrankia saprophytica, one genomic interval encodes:
- a CDS encoding TetR/AcrR family transcriptional regulator → MAEQQPARRPGGRSARVHAAVHQAVTRLITERGYGHFTVGDVAARAKVADSSIYRRWGTLEALLTDVAITWLTTTSPIPDTGSLERDLRTYAANVAHDVTGPDGLAVLRLIVALSSAGEAGMRARDAFLAERGRQLQGMLDRARGRGEHPPEGFDILDHILAPIYIRVLFGAGPLTPGYVNALVDRLLAGPVLR, encoded by the coding sequence GTGGCGGAACAGCAGCCGGCCCGCCGGCCTGGCGGGCGCAGCGCCCGCGTTCATGCCGCGGTACACCAGGCGGTCACCAGGCTGATCACTGAGCGTGGCTACGGACACTTCACCGTCGGCGACGTCGCCGCCCGCGCCAAGGTGGCCGACAGCAGCATCTACCGCCGCTGGGGAACCCTCGAAGCCCTGCTCACCGACGTGGCGATCACCTGGCTGACCACGACATCCCCGATTCCCGACACCGGCAGCCTGGAACGAGACCTGCGGACCTACGCCGCCAACGTCGCCCACGACGTCACCGGCCCCGACGGGCTCGCGGTACTACGCCTGATCGTCGCGCTGTCGTCGGCAGGCGAGGCCGGCATGCGCGCACGGGACGCGTTTCTGGCTGAACGCGGACGCCAGCTTCAGGGCATGCTGGACCGGGCCCGCGGCCGAGGTGAACACCCACCCGAGGGCTTCGACATTCTCGACCACATCCTCGCCCCGATATACATCCGCGTGCTGTTCGGCGCCGGGCCGCTCACTCCCGGCTACGTCAACGCCCTGGTCGACCGTCTACTCGCCGGCCCAGTCCTCCGCTGA
- a CDS encoding ABC transporter permease produces the protein MKIAQRGVGVPRGVRTAALRLVTGLALPAVLVAVWWIVTAGSTSFYWPPLSTILRTFPDTWFGDRITTDVLPSLGRLTAGYLLAVVIGVAVAIPIGLSRVLRALTEPALEFFRAIPPPVLVPVIALFAGYTGSASKILTIALGCVWPILLNTVEGVRAVDEVLLDTARSYHLRRRTTLLHVVLRGSSPRTFAGARQGLSIAVILMVVSELFGANHGLGASVVQFQRGFAIPQMWTGIIVLGLVGVALSAIFQIVEHFALAWYRGLRDADRGA, from the coding sequence ATGAAAATCGCCCAGCGCGGTGTCGGCGTCCCGCGGGGCGTGCGCACCGCGGCGCTGCGGCTGGTGACGGGGCTGGCGCTGCCCGCGGTCCTCGTCGCCGTCTGGTGGATCGTGACGGCCGGCAGCACGAGCTTCTACTGGCCGCCGCTGTCGACGATCCTCCGGACGTTTCCGGACACGTGGTTCGGCGACCGGATCACCACCGACGTGCTGCCGAGCCTCGGTCGGCTCACGGCCGGGTACCTGCTCGCCGTGGTGATCGGCGTCGCCGTGGCCATCCCGATCGGCCTGTCCCGCGTCCTGCGGGCGCTGACCGAGCCGGCGCTGGAGTTCTTCCGGGCCATCCCGCCGCCGGTCCTCGTGCCGGTGATCGCGCTGTTCGCCGGCTACACCGGATCAGCCTCGAAGATCCTGACCATCGCGTTGGGCTGTGTCTGGCCGATCCTGCTCAACACGGTCGAGGGTGTGCGCGCGGTGGACGAGGTCCTGCTGGACACCGCCCGCAGTTATCACCTGCGCCGGCGCACCACCCTGCTGCACGTGGTGCTGCGTGGGTCCAGCCCGCGGACGTTCGCAGGGGCACGCCAGGGGCTGTCGATCGCGGTGATCCTCATGGTGGTCAGCGAGCTGTTCGGCGCCAACCACGGGCTGGGAGCCAGCGTCGTGCAGTTCCAACGCGGGTTCGCGATCCCGCAGATGTGGACGGGGATCATCGTCCTCGGCCTGGTCGGGGTCGCGCTGTCCGCCATCTTCCAGATCGTCGAGCACTTCGCCCTCGCCTGGTACCGGGGCCTGCGCGACGCCGACCGAGGAGCCTGA
- a CDS encoding TIGR03086 family metal-binding protein — translation MAPDPSRRPDVWRETHEDYGMTGVIDQIDRALDMTAAVVKGITDDGLAVPTPCPGWDVRTELNHLVGGMRIFAAELTRTDAGADHETDWLGGDPHAAFATAADLDRAAWHRPHVLGMTVHLGFGAVPGPMAALIHLTEVLVHGADLAIATSQEALLDEHACASLLTVMVGMDFDTFRRPGMFGPALSAPAGAPAHHQLLAFLGRTLPPH, via the coding sequence GTGGCCCCCGATCCTTCCCGAAGACCCGACGTCTGGCGCGAGACCCACGAGGACTACGGCATGACCGGCGTGATCGACCAGATCGACCGTGCCCTCGACATGACCGCCGCCGTGGTCAAGGGCATCACCGACGACGGACTCGCCGTTCCCACGCCCTGCCCCGGATGGGACGTACGCACCGAGCTGAACCATCTCGTCGGTGGCATGCGCATCTTCGCCGCCGAACTCACCAGAACCGACGCGGGCGCCGATCACGAGACCGACTGGCTCGGCGGCGACCCTCACGCCGCCTTTGCCACGGCCGCCGACCTCGACCGTGCCGCCTGGCACCGCCCCCACGTGCTCGGAATGACGGTGCACCTCGGGTTCGGCGCCGTCCCTGGGCCGATGGCCGCCCTCATCCACCTCACCGAGGTCCTTGTCCATGGTGCCGACCTGGCGATCGCCACCAGCCAGGAGGCCCTCCTCGACGAGCACGCCTGCGCGAGCCTGCTCACGGTCATGGTCGGCATGGACTTCGACACCTTCCGCCGACCCGGCATGTTCGGCCCCGCGCTCTCCGCCCCGGCCGGCGCCCCCGCTCACCACCAGCTACTGGCCTTCCTCGGCCGTACCCTCCCGCCACACTGA
- a CDS encoding ABC transporter permease has translation MPDRAGRSLPFADVGLGLLGLLVIVAVLEILPRSGLVDRDYLPPFTSMAAALGGLVQERDFWVAVGETIRGWAAGLALAMLIGVAGGLVIGSVPLLRQLTASTIEFLRPIPSVALIPLVVLLYGSQPRSALVLVVYAATWQVLVQVLYGVADIDPVARDTARSYRFSRLSVARSVVWPTTLPYVLTGFRLAAAVALILEVTAELVIGVPGLGQSIGVAQSSGAVADTYALVIVVGLLGVLVNLAARAVERPALSWHPSVWREAA, from the coding sequence ATGCCGGATCGAGCGGGTCGATCCCTGCCTTTCGCGGACGTGGGTCTGGGCCTGCTCGGCCTGCTTGTGATCGTCGCCGTCCTGGAGATCCTGCCCCGCAGCGGCCTGGTGGACCGCGACTACCTGCCGCCGTTCACCTCGATGGCCGCCGCCCTTGGCGGTCTCGTGCAGGAGCGGGACTTCTGGGTCGCCGTCGGCGAGACCATCCGCGGCTGGGCCGCCGGGCTGGCGCTGGCCATGCTGATCGGCGTGGCCGGCGGGCTGGTGATCGGCAGTGTGCCGCTCCTGCGCCAGCTCACGGCGTCGACGATCGAGTTCCTGCGCCCGATCCCGTCGGTCGCGCTCATCCCCCTGGTCGTGTTGCTCTATGGCAGCCAACCGCGCTCCGCGCTCGTCCTCGTCGTCTACGCCGCGACGTGGCAGGTGCTCGTCCAGGTCCTCTACGGCGTGGCCGACATCGACCCGGTGGCGCGGGACACCGCCCGCTCCTACCGGTTCTCCCGGCTCTCGGTCGCCCGATCGGTGGTCTGGCCGACCACCCTTCCCTACGTGCTCACCGGTTTCAGGCTGGCCGCCGCCGTCGCGCTGATCCTGGAGGTCACCGCGGAGCTCGTCATCGGCGTCCCCGGGCTCGGGCAGTCCATCGGGGTCGCGCAGTCCTCCGGCGCGGTCGCCGACACGTACGCGCTCGTCATCGTCGTCGGCCTCCTCGGCGTCCTGGTGAACCTCGCGGCCAGGGCCGTCGAGCGCCCGGCACTGAGCTGGCACCCCTCCGTCTGGCGGGAGGCCGCATGA
- a CDS encoding VOC family protein: protein MLFVNIPVADLQRSKAFFAKLGFSFNPNFTDETAACMLVGEQASIMLLSHSKFAEFSKLPMADPATHALALYSFGVSSREEVNTVADAALAAGAVEADGLEDYGFMCSRSFFDLDGHGWQVMWMDPAAALKGPEEFAASMQDADAPA from the coding sequence ATGCTGTTCGTGAACATCCCCGTAGCAGACCTCCAGCGCAGCAAGGCGTTCTTCGCGAAGCTCGGGTTCAGCTTCAACCCGAACTTCACCGACGAGACCGCCGCCTGCATGCTGGTCGGCGAGCAGGCCAGCATCATGCTGCTCAGCCACAGCAAGTTCGCGGAGTTCTCGAAGCTGCCTATGGCCGATCCCGCCACGCATGCGCTGGCGCTCTACAGCTTCGGCGTGTCGTCCCGCGAGGAGGTCAACACGGTCGCCGATGCCGCGCTGGCCGCGGGCGCCGTCGAGGCGGATGGCCTGGAGGACTATGGCTTCATGTGCTCGCGCAGCTTCTTCGACCTCGACGGCCACGGCTGGCAGGTCATGTGGATGGATCCGGCGGCGGCGCTGAAGGGCCCCGAGGAGTTCGCAGCCTCGATGCAGGACGCCGACGCCCCGGCCTGA
- a CDS encoding ABC transporter substrate-binding protein: MRVRALGLWIERSRRPALVATGAVTALLLSACGGSSGSDSPSSDSTPGTTTVNVGVIPIVDVAPIYLGVQQGFFKAEGLNLKLATAQGGAAIVPGVTSGQYQFGFSNTTSLLLAASKGLPVKALTAGVATTGSEGKDFGAVVVPADSPIHSAADLAGKRVAVNTLNNINTTTVNAAVRAGGGDPSGIDYVELAFPEITPAVAKGDVDAGQLVEPFLTIAKNQGMREVTSNYAATNPSLTIAMYFTSANYAKSHPDVVRRFTTAMNKSLAYADGNPDAVRTVLTSYLKIDPAVQKAITLPKWPTAISTDSVGKLADLAVQDKLITQKPDLSALLP, from the coding sequence ATGCGTGTAAGAGCCCTCGGTCTCTGGATCGAACGGAGTCGGCGACCCGCGCTCGTGGCCACAGGCGCGGTAACCGCCCTCTTACTCTCCGCCTGTGGAGGTTCGTCCGGTTCCGACTCGCCCTCGTCGGACTCGACGCCCGGTACGACGACCGTCAACGTCGGAGTGATCCCGATCGTCGACGTGGCGCCGATCTACCTCGGCGTGCAACAGGGCTTCTTCAAGGCGGAGGGGCTGAACCTCAAGCTGGCGACCGCCCAGGGAGGCGCCGCGATCGTCCCCGGCGTCACCAGCGGCCAGTACCAGTTCGGCTTCAGCAACACGACGTCGCTGCTGCTCGCCGCCTCGAAGGGGCTGCCGGTCAAGGCGCTGACCGCGGGCGTCGCCACCACGGGCAGCGAGGGCAAGGACTTCGGCGCCGTCGTCGTGCCCGCGGACAGCCCGATCCACAGCGCCGCCGACCTCGCCGGCAAGCGGGTGGCCGTCAACACGCTCAACAACATCAACACGACCACCGTGAACGCGGCGGTCCGTGCCGGCGGCGGCGACCCCTCCGGCATCGACTACGTCGAGCTGGCCTTCCCGGAGATCACGCCGGCGGTGGCGAAGGGCGACGTGGACGCGGGGCAGCTGGTCGAGCCGTTCCTCACCATCGCGAAGAACCAGGGCATGCGTGAGGTCACCTCGAACTACGCGGCGACGAACCCGAGCCTGACCATCGCTATGTACTTCACCTCGGCGAACTACGCCAAGAGCCACCCGGACGTGGTGCGCCGGTTCACCACGGCGATGAACAAGTCGCTGGCGTACGCGGACGGCAACCCCGACGCCGTCCGTACGGTCCTGACCTCGTACCTCAAGATCGACCCCGCCGTCCAGAAGGCGATCACGCTGCCCAAGTGGCCCACCGCGATCTCCACGGACTCCGTCGGCAAGCTGGCCGACCTGGCCGTCCAGGACAAACTGATCACGCAGAAGCCGGACCTGTCCGCGCTCCTGCCCTGA
- a CDS encoding helix-turn-helix transcriptional regulator produces the protein MAPEPHSGGDELGRFLRARRTQTNPQSVGLTPGPGVRRTPGLRREELATLAGVSIDYYTRLERGRETRPSPAVIDALARALQLDDAEHQHLRDLAVHAARYAPQAAQAPSRTVRPHLNLVLEALRPNPAYVVSRSMDVLAHNPGGLALYAGLADWPATQRNLARYLFLHPAAREVFPDWDNQIRGCVARLRALAGTDPDAPDLAVLVGELLVKSPAFAGLWERYEVAGRKNLTKTFQHPQVGKITLGFQGMALEGTPGHRMGVYTAEPATPDHDAMLLLDMTAPRTEPRSSEHRQHHGDR, from the coding sequence ATGGCACCCGAGCCGCACAGCGGCGGCGACGAGCTGGGACGCTTCCTGCGCGCCCGCCGCACCCAGACCAACCCCCAGTCCGTCGGCCTGACCCCTGGCCCTGGCGTGCGCCGCACCCCGGGCCTGCGCCGCGAGGAGCTGGCCACGCTCGCGGGCGTCAGCATCGACTACTACACCCGCCTGGAACGCGGCAGGGAAACCCGTCCCAGCCCGGCCGTGATCGACGCTCTGGCCCGCGCCCTGCAGCTGGACGACGCCGAGCACCAGCACCTGCGCGACCTCGCCGTGCACGCCGCCCGCTACGCGCCCCAGGCCGCCCAGGCACCCAGCCGCACCGTGCGCCCGCACCTGAACCTGGTGCTCGAAGCCCTGCGCCCGAACCCTGCCTACGTCGTCAGCCGCAGCATGGACGTCCTCGCCCACAACCCCGGCGGCCTCGCCCTGTACGCCGGGCTCGCCGACTGGCCGGCCACGCAGCGCAACCTGGCCCGCTACCTCTTCCTGCACCCCGCCGCCCGCGAGGTCTTCCCCGACTGGGACAACCAGATCCGCGGCTGCGTCGCTCGCCTGCGCGCCCTGGCGGGCACCGATCCCGACGCCCCCGACCTCGCCGTCCTCGTCGGAGAACTGCTCGTCAAGAGCCCCGCCTTCGCCGGCCTGTGGGAACGCTACGAAGTCGCCGGCCGCAAGAACCTCACCAAGACCTTCCAGCACCCCCAGGTCGGAAAGATCACCCTCGGTTTCCAGGGCATGGCCCTCGAAGGCACCCCCGGGCACCGCATGGGCGTCTACACGGCCGAGCCCGCGACCCCCGACCACGACGCCATGCTCCTGCTCGACATGACCGCCCCCCGTACCGAGCCGAGATCATCCGAACACAGGCAGCACCACGGCGATCGGTGA
- a CDS encoding alcohol dehydrogenase catalytic domain-containing protein, with protein MRATFMYGPGDVRIENVPGPKIVEPTDAIVRITLACVCGSDLHPYHSMDKTDQGVPMGHEFLGVVEETGSEVRGLRRGDFVVSPFAFADNTCPICRDGFQTACPHGGWYGAGGVGGAQAEAVRVPQADGTLVTIPTDVDAALLPSLLALSDVYLTGYHAAHMGRVEPGKTVTVIGDGAVGLSAVLASRRMGAERIILMGRHASRTDLGKEWGATDVVAERGEEGIATVMDLTGGEGSHVVLEAVGLMPAYEQAYGVVRPGGIISRVGVPQYEEAPVGFGSLFGKNAQLAGGPAPVRAYLEPAIEDVLAGRIDPGRVFDAEVALDEVADAYRAMDERSRLKVMVRP; from the coding sequence ATGCGTGCCACCTTCATGTACGGGCCTGGAGACGTGCGGATCGAGAACGTCCCCGGCCCCAAGATCGTCGAGCCCACGGATGCGATCGTCCGGATCACCCTGGCCTGCGTCTGCGGCTCCGATCTGCACCCCTACCACTCGATGGACAAGACCGATCAGGGCGTGCCGATGGGGCACGAGTTCCTCGGCGTGGTGGAGGAGACCGGCTCCGAGGTGCGCGGCCTGCGGCGTGGCGACTTCGTGGTCTCCCCGTTCGCGTTCGCCGACAACACCTGCCCGATCTGCCGGGACGGCTTCCAGACCGCCTGCCCGCACGGCGGCTGGTACGGCGCCGGGGGTGTCGGGGGCGCGCAGGCCGAGGCCGTCCGCGTACCCCAGGCCGACGGCACCCTGGTGACGATCCCCACCGACGTCGACGCCGCGCTCCTGCCCTCGCTGCTCGCGCTGAGCGATGTCTACCTCACCGGCTACCACGCCGCCCACATGGGCCGGGTCGAGCCCGGCAAGACCGTCACCGTGATCGGCGACGGCGCGGTGGGCCTGTCCGCGGTGCTGGCCTCCCGGCGCATGGGCGCCGAGCGGATCATCCTGATGGGCCGCCACGCCTCCCGCACCGACCTGGGCAAGGAGTGGGGCGCCACCGACGTCGTCGCCGAACGCGGCGAAGAGGGCATCGCCACGGTGATGGACCTGACCGGCGGCGAGGGCTCCCACGTCGTGCTGGAGGCCGTCGGCCTGATGCCCGCCTACGAGCAGGCGTACGGCGTCGTGCGCCCCGGCGGGATCATCTCCCGCGTCGGCGTCCCGCAGTACGAGGAGGCCCCGGTCGGGTTCGGGTCGCTGTTCGGGAAGAACGCCCAGCTGGCCGGCGGCCCCGCCCCGGTGCGCGCCTACCTCGAACCCGCCATCGAGGATGTGCTCGCCGGTCGGATCGACCCGGGCAGGGTGTTCGACGCCGAGGTCGCCCTGGACGAGGTCGCCGACGCCTACCGGGCCATGGACGAGCGCAGCCGGCTGAAGGTGATGGTGCGCCCGTGA
- a CDS encoding IS982 family transposase, translated as MTQDLETLLTALYVKIDDRIGGRRRTGRPPTLSDSELVCLAVAQALLGHHSEARWLRYARRHLTGMFPYLPGQSGYNRRLKTALPLVKEAIRAVAVDSDFWFDNHWITDATPVPCGMSRPTVKRSEMAGWAGYGYCASHSRFYWGLKLYLVCTPTGMPVLWALANPKIGEREVLAAMLDHDAALIAERDRILLIADKGFASNDLEAALSEQRIDLLRPHRKDETARNGEPMLKKVRQLIESVNDTLKGQLDLEQHGGRTFEGVAVRVAQRLLAMAAAIWHNNKTAAPVTRSLIAYDH; from the coding sequence GTGACGCAAGACCTGGAAACCCTCCTGACCGCACTCTATGTGAAGATCGACGACCGGATCGGAGGGAGACGACGGACCGGACGGCCACCCACGCTGAGCGACTCCGAACTCGTCTGCCTCGCGGTCGCCCAGGCCCTGCTCGGCCACCACTCCGAGGCCCGCTGGCTGCGCTACGCCCGCAGGCATCTGACCGGGATGTTCCCGTATCTGCCGGGCCAGTCCGGCTACAACCGGCGTCTGAAGACGGCGCTGCCGCTGGTCAAGGAGGCGATCAGGGCGGTCGCGGTCGACAGCGACTTCTGGTTCGACAACCACTGGATCACCGACGCCACCCCCGTCCCGTGCGGGATGTCCCGGCCGACCGTGAAGCGCTCCGAGATGGCCGGCTGGGCCGGCTACGGCTACTGCGCGTCGCACTCCCGGTTCTACTGGGGCCTCAAGCTCTACCTGGTCTGCACCCCGACCGGCATGCCCGTCCTGTGGGCACTGGCCAACCCGAAGATCGGCGAACGGGAGGTGCTCGCCGCGATGCTCGACCACGACGCCGCCCTGATCGCCGAACGAGACCGGATCCTGCTGATCGCGGACAAGGGGTTCGCCTCGAACGACCTCGAGGCGGCACTGTCCGAGCAGCGCATCGACCTGCTCCGTCCGCACCGCAAGGACGAGACGGCGCGCAACGGCGAGCCGATGCTCAAGAAGGTCCGCCAGCTCATCGAGTCGGTCAACGACACCCTCAAGGGCCAACTCGACCTGGAACAACACGGCGGGCGGACCTTCGAGGGCGTCGCGGTCCGCGTCGCCCAGCGCCTACTGGCGATGGCCGCGGCGATCTGGCACAACAACAAGACCGCCGCGCCCGTCACCCGCTCCCTGATCGCCTACGACCACTGA
- a CDS encoding aldo/keto reductase, whose protein sequence is MKHIKLGDLEVARIGLGAMGMSHGLTGAGTDDAESIRTVHRAIDLGVTLIDTAEIYGPYINEELLGQALNGRRDQVVLATKFGLVSHSGAGVWTLDSSPANIRTALEGSLKRLGTDHIDLYYQHRVDPNTPIEETVGTLAELVAEGKVRHIGLSEAGPDTIRRAHAVHPVTAVQSEYSLWTRGIEDRILPVLRELGIGLVPFSPLGHGFLTGTVRNEADFEEGDFRRGNPRFTGENLQRNLALADEVQAIAVEVDATPAQVAIAWLLAQGDDLAPIPGTKRVTRVEENTAADSLQLPADILTRLSSLPPAAGDTHTEAGLRMLER, encoded by the coding sequence ATGAAGCACATCAAGCTGGGTGACCTGGAGGTCGCGCGGATCGGGCTGGGCGCGATGGGCATGTCCCACGGTCTGACGGGTGCCGGAACCGATGACGCGGAGTCCATCCGCACCGTGCACCGGGCCATCGACCTCGGCGTCACCCTCATCGACACCGCGGAGATCTACGGCCCCTACATCAACGAGGAGCTCCTCGGTCAGGCTCTGAATGGCCGCCGCGACCAGGTCGTTCTGGCGACCAAGTTCGGCCTCGTCTCCCACTCGGGGGCTGGCGTGTGGACGCTGGACTCCAGCCCGGCCAACATCCGCACCGCACTCGAAGGATCACTGAAGCGGCTGGGCACCGACCACATCGACCTGTATTACCAGCACCGCGTCGACCCGAACACCCCCATCGAGGAGACGGTCGGCACCCTGGCGGAACTCGTCGCCGAGGGAAAGGTTCGCCACATCGGCCTGTCCGAGGCCGGCCCGGACACCATCCGCCGCGCCCACGCCGTCCATCCCGTCACCGCCGTGCAGTCCGAGTACTCGCTGTGGACCCGCGGCATCGAGGACCGCATCCTGCCCGTCCTGCGAGAGCTGGGCATCGGCCTGGTGCCGTTCTCCCCGCTCGGACACGGATTCCTCACCGGCACGGTCCGCAACGAGGCCGACTTCGAAGAAGGCGACTTCCGTCGCGGCAACCCGCGCTTCACCGGGGAGAACCTCCAGCGCAACCTGGCACTCGCCGACGAGGTCCAGGCCATCGCCGTCGAGGTGGACGCCACGCCCGCGCAGGTCGCGATCGCCTGGCTACTCGCCCAGGGCGACGACCTCGCCCCCATCCCCGGCACCAAGCGCGTGACCCGCGTCGAGGAGAACACCGCCGCCGACAGCCTTCAGCTACCCGCCGACATCCTGACCAGGCTCTCCAGCCTCCCCCCGGCCGCCGGCGACACCCACACCGAAGCCGGCCTGCGCATGCTCGAACGCTGA